DNA sequence from the Alkalilimnicola ehrlichii MLHE-1 genome:
CGGCGTTCTCGAGCAGGGAGGCCAGTTCGTTGGCGGCCTCGTCCTGGCCGGTGATGCCCACCAGCTCGGGCTGCCCGCCCAGGGCGGCCACGTTGAGCGCCACGTTGCCGGCGCCACCGGGGCGCTGCTCGATATCGCGCACGTGCACCACCGGCACCGGCGCCTCGGGGGAGATGCGGTCGGTACCGCCGTGCCAGTAGCGGTCCAGCATCAGGTCACCGGCCACCAGCACGCGGGCCTGGTCGAAGGGAGGGAGGGTGATTTTCATGGATCGCCAATAATAGCCTGCCTCTGCGTGGACAGGCAGTATAACGGCATTGGGCGGGGGTTAGGGACGGTTTACGGTCGCCCGTCAGGCCGCCGCCGTCTCCTGGCTCTCGGCCCGCGAGGCCACCAGTACCGTGGCCTCGCCCACCACCACCACGCGCCCCTTCACCGTGCAGACGGTCTCCAGCGTCGCCCGGCGGCGTTCGACGTCCAGGGCGCGCACGGTGGCGGTGGCCTTAACGGTGTCACCGATACGCACCGGCGCCTTGAACTTGATGAACTGGTCCAGGTAAATCGCCCCCGGTCCCGGCAGGCGGGTGCCGAGCACGCAGGAGATAAGCCCCGCCAGGAACATCCCATGCACGATGCGGCCGCGGGCGAAGGTGTTGGAGGCGAACTCCTCGTTGATATGCACCGGGTTGTTGTCACCCGACAGGCCGGCGTAGAGCACCACATCGGTCTCGGTGACCGTCTTGGCGTAGGAGCCGGACATGCCCTCTTCCAGGTCCTCGATGTAGTAACCCTGATACTCGTCCAACATCATCTCAGGCACCTCAGAATGCGTGGTAAGACCAACGGTCATGATGCACTGCACAATGCACCATGGCGTCAGTCTTTGCAAGGCCCGCACGGTGCCCGGCGCGCCCCCGATCAGCCATCCGGGCTCAGACCGAGCCAGGGGCGGAGCCGGGCCAGGTCCAGATGCCGCCCGCAGGTCTCGGCAAGGCGGTCCAGGTCCGCCTCGCGGCGGCTGTCGTAACTCACCGCTCTGCCCCGCGCGCGCCAGCCCATGGCTGCCAGCAGCGCACGGCGGGCGTCGGGCTCGTCCAACAGCCCGTGCACATAGCTGCCCATCACCTGGCCGTCCGCCGACACGGCACCCTCCGCGCGCCCATCCGGTTCCACCCGCAGCAGCGGACGGGCACAACCGGGACCGGCGGTGACGCCGTTGTGAATCTCGTAACCCCGCCAGCGCGCCTGCGGGTTCCCGACCAGATCACCTGCCACCTGGCGGAGCTGCTTGTCCGGCGCAAGCACGGTGTCCACATCCAGCCACCCCAAACCCCGTAGACTGCCGGCCGGGCCCTCCACGCCGCCAGGATCGGCGATCCGCCGGCCCAGCATCTGATAGCCGCCGCACAGCCCCAGCACGTGACCGCCATAGCGCAGGTGCCGGGAGATGACCTCCGCCCAGCCCTGCTCGCGCAGCCAGGCAAGGTCGGCGCGCACGCTTTTGCTGCCCGGCAGCACGATCAGGTCCGCCGGGGGCGGCGGCTGCCCGGGCCCGACGAAGGTCACCGACACCCCCGGCTCCAGGCGCAGGGGGTCCAGATCGTTGTGGTTGCTGATCCGGGGCAGGGCCGGCACCACCACGTGAAACCCTGTGCCTCCCGCGCCGCCCCCATCGCCGGGCGCAATGCTGTCCTCCGCATCCAGCAATAGCCCCCGCACCCAGGGCAGCACCCCGAACACCGGCTTTCCGGTGCGCCGTTCCAGCCAGTCCAGGCCCGGCTGCAGTAACGCCGAATCACCCCGGAAGCGGTTGATGATAAAGCCGCAGACCCGCGCCCGCTCACTCTCCGAGAGCAGCGCCAGCGTGCCGACAATCTGCGCGAAGACCCCGCCACGGTCGATGTCCGCCACCAGGATGACGGGGCAGTCCACCGCCTCGGCGAACCCCATGTTGGCGATATCGCCCTCGCGCAGGTTGATCTCCGCCGGTGAGCCCGCGCCCTCGGCCAGCACCAGGGCGTGGCGGGCGGCCAGCCGGGCATGGGCCCCAAGCGCCGCCTCCCGGGCCACCGCCTTGTAGCGCTGATAGCCAACGGCATCCCGGTGGCCGATGGCCCGGCCATTGACGATCACCTGCGCCCCCCGGTCGCTCTCCGGCTTGAGCAGCACCGGATTCATGTCGGTATGGGGCGCCAGGCCGCAGGCGCGGGCCTGGAGGGCCTGGGAGCGGCCGATCTCGCCGCCGTCGTCAGTCACTGCCGCGTTCAGCGCCATGTTCTGCGGCTTGAAGGGGGCCACGTCCACCCCCCGCCGGTGCAGCAGCCGGCACAGCCCCGCGACCACCGTGGTCTTGCCGGCGTCCGAGGTGGTGCCCTGGATCATCACGGTGTGCCCCGAGACCGGGCTGTCCGTCGCGGCCGGTCCGGCCGGGCCAGCGCCCCCGTCAGTCATTGCACCGGCCCCCCGAGCAGTTCCGCCGTGGCCTCGGGACTGGAGGGGAAGTAGTGATGCTGGTAGCCGGCCACCACGCTGCCCCGGCGGTAGACCGCCTCGCCCTTCCCGCCGCGCAGCCGCTCGCAGTGAAACCAGGGGGTGAGCGCCACCTCCGCCTGGCTGTGGTGGAAGGTGTGACCGCGCAGCCCACCGGACGGGTAGTCGGCGCGCTGCAGGCCCAGGGCCGTCAGTCGCGGGCGCATCCAGGCGCGGCCCGGCAGCAGTCCGGCCATGGGCGCGGCGTGACCCTCCCCATCCACCAGTTCCTCCAGCAGATAGAGAAAGCCGCCGCACTCGGCCAGCAGCGGTCGCTCCGCCGCCACGTGGACGGCCAGTGCCCGATGCATGGCGTGGTTGCGCGACAGCGCCTCCAGGTGCAGCTCCGGATAGCCGCCAGGCAGCCAGACGGCGTCCACCGCCGGCAGCGCCTCGTCGTGCAGGGGCGAAAACCAGGTCACCTCCGCCCCCAGGGCCCGCAGGCCGTCCACATTGGCCGGATAGATGAAGGAGAAGGCCTCGTCCCGGGCGATGCCGATGCGCCGGCCGGCCAACAGCCCCGGTGTGGGCACCTCCGGCTCGGGTCGGAAGGCCACGGGGGGCGGCAACGCCCCGGCCCCGGTCTTACCCATGGCCGCGGCCACCTCGTCCAGCCGGCCGTCCAGGTCGTCCACCTCCTCCGGCTGGCAAAGGCCGAGGTGGCGGTCGGGGAACTGCGCCGCGGGCGAGCGCGGCAGGGCACCGAACCAGGTCATGCCCGCGGGCAGGCTCTCCCGCAGCAGCCGGGTGTGGCCCTCGCCGGCCACCCGGTTGGCCAGGACCCCTGCCACCGTCACGTCGGCCCGATATTCCGCCAGCCCGTAGGCCACCGCGCCGAAGGTCTGACCCATGGCCGAGGCGTCGATCAGCAGGCAGACGGGCACACCGAAGGCCTCGGCCAGGTCGGCGCTGGAGGGCACGCCGTCGTAGAGGCCCATGCTGCCCTCAATGAGAATCAGGTCCGCCTCGGCGGCCGCCTGGTAGAGCTGGCGACGGCTCTCCTGGCGCCCCACCATCCAGAGATCGATCTGGCGCACCGGGGCGCCGCTGGCGCGGGTGAGCATCAGCGGGTCGAGGAAATCCGGCCCCGTCTTGAAGACCCGCACCGTGCGGCCCTGATTGCGGTGATAGCGGGCCAGAGCTGCACAGACGGTGGTCTTGCCCTGGCCGGAGGCCGGGGCAGTGACCAGCATCGCGGGGCAATGGCGGGTCACAGCTCCACTCCCTTCTGGGCGCGGATGCCGGCCTCGAAGGCGTGTTTGACCCGCCCCATCTCGGTGACCGTATCGGCCGCATCCAGCAGGGCCGGCGGGGCATCACGGCCGGTGACCAGCACGTGCTGACGGGCCGGCCGGTCAGCCAGGTCGGCCAGCACCTGCTGAAGATCGAGGTACTCCCGTTTGAGCGCAATATTCAGCTCATCCAATAGCACCAGATCCACATCCGGATCGGAGAGCAGGTCCCGGCTCACGGCCCAGGCCGCCTCCGCGGCGCGGATATCGCGTGCCCGGTCCTGCGTCTCCCAGGTGAACCCCTCGCCCATCACGTGGTAGCGCACCCCCGGCTGCCGCCGGAAGAAGCGCTCCTCCCCGGTCTTGAACCGGCCCTTGATGAACTGCACCACGCCCACTTGCATGCCGTGGCCCAGGGCACGGGCGAGCATGCCGAAGCCGGAACTGGACTTGCCCTTGCCCGGCCCGGTGAGCACGAGCAGCACCCCCTTGCGCTTCCGGGCGGCCTTGATGCGGGCGTCCACCGCCTGCTTTTTCTCCGCCATACGGCGGGCGTGATCGCGGTTACTGGGATTGTCGGTCATCGCGGGTCTCGACGCCTGTGCCATTGGCATCACTGGGCGTAGTGGATGGAGACAAAGACGGCACGATCCGGTTGGTTATAGTCCACCTCGTTGGAACCGTCCCGGGCCGTCGCGTAATCCTTGTCCAGGGCATTGTCCAGCTTGGCCCGGACGGTCCAATGCGGATCGATGGCATAGCTGGCGCGCAGATGAAGGAGCCCATGACCGGCCAGGCGGTCATCGTTGGCCTTGTCGTTGAAGCTGCGCCCCCGGGCCAGGGCGGTGGCACCGAAGGCCCAGGCACCCAACTCCCGGTCCACGTCCAGCCGCACGGTGTGGTTGGGGCGGCGACGCAACTCCCGACCGGTGCCCTTGTCCTCTGTATCCAGAAAGGTGCCGGAGGCGCGCAGCCGCCAGGGCCCCTGGTGATAGCCGCCCTCCAGCTCCAGGCCTGTAATCCGGGCCTCGTCGACGTTGTCCGGCATCCATTGGCCGTTCACCGGCGCCCACTCGATGAGGTCGTCCACCTCGGTGCGGAACAGGGCGGCATCCCAGTAGAACGCTCCGCCGGCGTAACGCAACCCGGCCTCTGCGGTGGCGGACTCCTCCGGTTGCAGATCGGGGTTGCCCGAACCCGGCCAATAAAGATCGTTCAGGGTGGGGGCGTTGAAGGCGGTGCCGTAGGACAGCCGGCCCTGAAGGCGGTCATCGATCTCATAGCCCCAGGCCAACTGCCCGGTGGTGTGGCTGCCGTAGGCCTGGTTGTCGTCATAACGCAGACTGCCGGACACGTTGTGGCGCCCGAATCGGCCGGCCAGCACCTGGTAGGCCGCCTGGTTGTAGCGGCTGGTCTCGTCGTAATCGGTGGTGCCCGAGACGCGCTCCTCCTGCCAGTCCAGGCCGGCAGTCCAGGTGATGGTGCGGGTCAACACGAAGTCGTTCAGCCAGTGCGCCTGATCCCGCTTGGTGTCGTGGCGCGCGTCTAGCTCGCCCTCGTAGTAGGTGTCCTGTTCATCCCGGGCATGGGCGATGCTCAGTTCGGTGTGCCAGCGGTCGGTCACGTCGCCGCGGGCACCGATTCGTGTGGCCTGATGCACGAAATCGTGATGGGCGGACTCATCGTTGCCGAAAAAGTCCCGCCGATCGAACTCCGAACGCCCCTCGGAGCGCAGCCCGTTGGCGAACAGCTCCCAGCCGTTGGACAGCCGATGGCTGACCTTTCCGGAGAGGGAGCTGTTGCGGTACCCGTCGTCGTCGTCATCGCCGACGCCGTCCTGAACATCAATGCCGTCGGTGTGGAAATGACTACCGGAGAGGCGGTACCGGGTATCGGCGGTCCCACCGGCCACGCCCGCGCCGTATTCGTGGGTGCCGAAGCTACCGGCGCCGGCAAAGGCGTTCACCCGGGGCGGCCCCTCCCGCCCCTCACGGGTGAAGATCTGCACCACACCGCCGATGGCGTCGGCGCCGTAGATCGCCGAGCGCGGGCCGCGCACCACCTCGACCCGCTCGATCTCCGAGAGCGGCAGCACCTGCCAACTCGCCCCCCCCAAAGTGGCGGAGCCCATGCGCACCCCGTCGATCAGCAACACCGTGTGCCCCGAATCCGCCCCGCGGAGCCGCACGCTGCTGGCCTTGCCGAAGGGACCGTTGCTGCTCACGGTCACCCCCGCACGCCCGGCGAGCAGATCGGTGAACTGCTTGGGTTGCTGCCGATCGATTTCCTCACGGTCGATGACTGTGACCGAGGAGAGCGACTCATTCACCGTCTGCGCAGTGCGCGCCGGCGTCACCACGATGGGTGATAGCGGCCGCGCCTCCGCCGAGTCGGCCTGGGCGATGGCGGGAACGAGGGTTGCAACGACAAACAGGCTGGCGGCAGTGGCCACCAAAGGGGCGTATCGCGACATGGTTGAGCGGCTCCAGCTTCGGCCGTCCCGGTGGACGGACCATGACCTTCGGCCGCATCCCCCGCACGGCCACGGGTGCACACCGGCAGTCAGGTGGAGCAGGACAGGAGCGACAGGCGGGCGAGGCGAAGGGTACCGGCATCGGCCACGACTGCCCTCGGTCGCCCACCGCGACCCGGCATGCGCGACAGGCCGGTCTCCGGGCTGATGAGCCGGAGCGACGGGCGGTTGGCCCGGGGCTCAGAAGCGGCCGCCTTCCCATGCCCGAAGCGGTACGCTGGGGGACACAGTGGCGAGGGTGGCCGTTTGCGCTCAATCACCGTTGCGGGGGCAGCGCCGGAATGGGGACTGACAGGGCAGTCACCGCACCGGCTTCCCGTTTCATCCCGGGCGCGGATCGCGCTCCGGAACACCTGTCGCAGGGTCGATAAGCCTAGCGAGTCGCCCGGCGGGAGTCAAAACCGGGGCGGCATCAGCCAGCGCTGTTCGCGAGCACCGCCAGTAGCCCCAACAGGGCCGCCAGTTCCGCCACCTCGACGAGGGCACCGGCGGTATCGCCGGTGAAGCCATCGAGGCGGCGCATCATCAGGTGCTGGGCCCACACCCCCACCGCCACCACCCCCAGCACGGCCGCCAGCCCCGCCCAGCCGGCCAGCGCGGTAACGAAAAGCAGCGCACCCAGCGCCGTGAGCCCGATCCACCTTGTGGCGGGCGCCTCGGCGAGCGGTCCGGCTAGCCCCTGCTTGCGGGCGTAGGGCGTGCCCGCGATCAGCAACGCGGCCGCGGCACGCCCCAGCACCGGCGCGATCAACAGCGCGGCCAGCGCCGCATCCAGGCGCAGCAGGGCCGCCAGCGCCGCCACCTTGACCACCAGCGCCAGCGTGATCACCGCCACCGCCGCCGGTCCGCTGCGCGGGTCTTTCATGATCTCCAGGCTGCGCAGCCGGTCACCGTGGCCGCCCAACCAGGCGTCGGCGCTGTCACCCAAGCCGTCCAGATGCAGCAGGCCGGTAACCAGCGCCCAGGCAGCCACCAGCAGGGCCGCCTGAACCACGAACTGATCCGGAAAGAACCATTGCAGCAGGGCGTATAGGGCCAGCAGCAGGATGCCCAGAATCAGACCCACCACCGGATAGGCGGGCAGCGAGGCGGCGTGATCCTCACGCCGGGGCGGGCCCAGCCACCAAACCGGCAGCCGGGTGAGGAAGGCCAGGGCCAGCAGCAGGCCGCGCACCGCCGTGGTCATGGTCTCACCCCTCGTCCACCGCACAGCCGTGGGCCAGCAGGGTGGCGACCGGGTTGCCGTCGATCCAGTCCACCCGCAGGCGGGTCAGACAGGCGTAGGGCACGTGAATACGGCCGAGCAGGGGGGCCGGATCGAGACCCAGTGCCTCGGCCAGCAGCACCCGGATGGCCCCGCCATGGCAGACCACCAGCAGCCGTTCCCCCGGCGGCTCGTCCAGCCACCGGCGCCACCCCCTCGCCAGACGCCCATGCAGCGCATCCAGGGTCTCACCCCCCGGCGGTGGATGGCGGCGCGGGTCGCGCCAGAAGGCGGTGAGGCGGTCGCCCTGGGCCTCGAACAGGGCCGCGGGCTCCCAACCCTCCCATTCGCCGAAGTCGATCTCTCGGAAATCGGGCTCCAGGTACAACGGCAGGCCCTGGTGGGTGCTGTAGTCGCGGGCAAAGTCGGCACAGCGGCACAGCGGCGAGCTGATCACCGCATCCCAGGGGCCGGCAACAGCCACCGCCCGGCGCAGCTGCCGCCACCCGGTCGCGGACAGCGGATCGTCCAGGCGGCCGCGATACTTCCGGCCCCCTTCCGGCTCGCCGTGGCGCAGCAGGTCCACGAACAAGGGTTGCTGGTGCAAGGTCGTGCTCCCGGTCAGCAGGTTGGGCGCATAGGATACACTGCGGCCCATGCTCCAGACCGCCCCCATCCCCGATCCCCTGGCTGCCCTGCTGTTGGCGGTGGTGCTGGACCGCCTGCTGGGCGAGCCGCGCCGCTGGCACCCGCTGGTGGGCTTCGGGCGCGTTGCCGTCGCGCTGGAGCGGGGCCTGAACCGGGGCGGTGCGCGCCAGGTCAAGGGCGCGCTGGCCCTGGCGCTGCTGGTGCTGCCCCTGACCACGGCCCTGGCCTGGCTGGCCCAGGGGTCCTGGCTGATCAGCGCCGGCCTCCTTTACCTGGCGCTGGGGCTGCGCAGCCTGGACGAGCACGCCCGGGCCATACAGGCCCCACTGGAGGACGATCGGCTGGCATCGGCGCGGGAGGCGCTGGCGGGCGTGGTGAGCCGCGACACCGGGACGCTGGATGCGACCGGGGCCTCCGGCGCAGCGGTGGAGTCGGCGCTGGAGAACGGCGCCGACGCCGGTTTTGCCAGCCTGTTCTGGTTTCTGCTCGCCGGACCGGCCGGCGCGGTGGCCCATCGGCTGATCAACACCCTGGATGCCATGTGGGGTTACCGTACCGCCCGGTTCAACGCCTTCGGATGGACGGCGGCGCGCCTGGATGACCTGCTCAACTGGGTCCCCGCCCGGCTCACCGCGGCGGGGTACGCCCTGTGCGGCGACACCCGCCGGGCCCTGCACTGCTGGCGCGAGCAGGCCGGCCGCTGGGAGAGCCCCAACGCCGGCCCGGTGATGGCCGCGGGGGCTGGCGCCCTGGGGCTGCGGCTGGGTGGCCCCAGCCGTTACCGGGGCCGGCTGAAGGCGCGCCCGGTGCTGGGCCAAGGGCGGCCCGCCAACCCCGGCGACATCCGCCGCGCCACCCGCCTCGTGCAACGCACGCTGGTGCTCTGGCTGGTCCTGATCACCCTGGGAGGTATGGCATGGCACCTGACCACGGCGGCGGGCTGAGGGCGGCGGCGAG
Encoded proteins:
- a CDS encoding MaoC family dehydratase — encoded protein: MMLDEYQGYYIEDLEEGMSGSYAKTVTETDVVLYAGLSGDNNPVHINEEFASNTFARGRIVHGMFLAGLISCVLGTRLPGPGAIYLDQFIKFKAPVRIGDTVKATATVRALDVERRRATLETVCTVKGRVVVVGEATVLVASRAESQETAAA
- a CDS encoding cobyric acid synthase, translating into MTDGGAGPAGPAATDSPVSGHTVMIQGTTSDAGKTTVVAGLCRLLHRRGVDVAPFKPQNMALNAAVTDDGGEIGRSQALQARACGLAPHTDMNPVLLKPESDRGAQVIVNGRAIGHRDAVGYQRYKAVAREAALGAHARLAARHALVLAEGAGSPAEINLREGDIANMGFAEAVDCPVILVADIDRGGVFAQIVGTLALLSESERARVCGFIINRFRGDSALLQPGLDWLERRTGKPVFGVLPWVRGLLLDAEDSIAPGDGGGAGGTGFHVVVPALPRISNHNDLDPLRLEPGVSVTFVGPGQPPPPADLIVLPGSKSVRADLAWLREQGWAEVISRHLRYGGHVLGLCGGYQMLGRRIADPGGVEGPAGSLRGLGWLDVDTVLAPDKQLRQVAGDLVGNPQARWRGYEIHNGVTAGPGCARPLLRVEPDGRAEGAVSADGQVMGSYVHGLLDEPDARRALLAAMGWRARGRAVSYDSRREADLDRLAETCGRHLDLARLRPWLGLSPDG
- a CDS encoding cobyrinate a,c-diamide synthase — protein: MLVTAPASGQGKTTVCAALARYHRNQGRTVRVFKTGPDFLDPLMLTRASGAPVRQIDLWMVGRQESRRQLYQAAAEADLILIEGSMGLYDGVPSSADLAEAFGVPVCLLIDASAMGQTFGAVAYGLAEYRADVTVAGVLANRVAGEGHTRLLRESLPAGMTWFGALPRSPAAQFPDRHLGLCQPEEVDDLDGRLDEVAAAMGKTGAGALPPPVAFRPEPEVPTPGLLAGRRIGIARDEAFSFIYPANVDGLRALGAEVTWFSPLHDEALPAVDAVWLPGGYPELHLEALSRNHAMHRALAVHVAAERPLLAECGGFLYLLEELVDGEGHAAPMAGLLPGRAWMRPRLTALGLQRADYPSGGLRGHTFHHSQAEVALTPWFHCERLRGGKGEAVYRRGSVVAGYQHHYFPSSPEATAELLGGPVQ
- the cobO gene encoding cob(I)yrinic acid a,c-diamide adenosyltransferase, which encodes MTDNPSNRDHARRMAEKKQAVDARIKAARKRKGVLLVLTGPGKGKSSSGFGMLARALGHGMQVGVVQFIKGRFKTGEERFFRRQPGVRYHVMGEGFTWETQDRARDIRAAEAAWAVSRDLLSDPDVDLVLLDELNIALKREYLDLQQVLADLADRPARQHVLVTGRDAPPALLDAADTVTEMGRVKHAFEAGIRAQKGVEL
- a CDS encoding TonB-dependent receptor domain-containing protein, with the translated sequence MVATAASLFVVATLVPAIAQADSAEARPLSPIVVTPARTAQTVNESLSSVTVIDREEIDRQQPKQFTDLLAGRAGVTVSSNGPFGKASSVRLRGADSGHTVLLIDGVRMGSATLGGASWQVLPLSEIERVEVVRGPRSAIYGADAIGGVVQIFTREGREGPPRVNAFAGAGSFGTHEYGAGVAGGTADTRYRLSGSHFHTDGIDVQDGVGDDDDDGYRNSSLSGKVSHRLSNGWELFANGLRSEGRSEFDRRDFFGNDESAHHDFVHQATRIGARGDVTDRWHTELSIAHARDEQDTYYEGELDARHDTKRDQAHWLNDFVLTRTITWTAGLDWQEERVSGTTDYDETSRYNQAAYQVLAGRFGRHNVSGSLRYDDNQAYGSHTTGQLAWGYEIDDRLQGRLSYGTAFNAPTLNDLYWPGSGNPDLQPEESATAEAGLRYAGGAFYWDAALFRTEVDDLIEWAPVNGQWMPDNVDEARITGLELEGGYHQGPWRLRASGTFLDTEDKGTGRELRRRPNHTVRLDVDRELGAWAFGATALARGRSFNDKANDDRLAGHGLLHLRASYAIDPHWTVRAKLDNALDKDYATARDGSNEVDYNQPDRAVFVSIHYAQ
- a CDS encoding adenosylcobinamide-GDP ribazoletransferase encodes the protein MTTAVRGLLLALAFLTRLPVWWLGPPRREDHAASLPAYPVVGLILGILLLALYALLQWFFPDQFVVQAALLVAAWALVTGLLHLDGLGDSADAWLGGHGDRLRSLEIMKDPRSGPAAVAVITLALVVKVAALAALLRLDAALAALLIAPVLGRAAAALLIAGTPYARKQGLAGPLAEAPATRWIGLTALGALLFVTALAGWAGLAAVLGVVAVGVWAQHLMMRRLDGFTGDTAGALVEVAELAALLGLLAVLANSAG
- a CDS encoding histidine phosphatase family protein — protein: MHQQPLFVDLLRHGEPEGGRKYRGRLDDPLSATGWRQLRRAVAVAGPWDAVISSPLCRCADFARDYSTHQGLPLYLEPDFREIDFGEWEGWEPAALFEAQGDRLTAFWRDPRRHPPPGGETLDALHGRLARGWRRWLDEPPGERLLVVCHGGAIRVLLAEALGLDPAPLLGRIHVPYACLTRLRVDWIDGNPVATLLAHGCAVDEG
- the cbiB gene encoding adenosylcobinamide-phosphate synthase CbiB, which gives rise to MLQTAPIPDPLAALLLAVVLDRLLGEPRRWHPLVGFGRVAVALERGLNRGGARQVKGALALALLVLPLTTALAWLAQGSWLISAGLLYLALGLRSLDEHARAIQAPLEDDRLASAREALAGVVSRDTGTLDATGASGAAVESALENGADAGFASLFWFLLAGPAGAVAHRLINTLDAMWGYRTARFNAFGWTAARLDDLLNWVPARLTAAGYALCGDTRRALHCWREQAGRWESPNAGPVMAAGAGALGLRLGGPSRYRGRLKARPVLGQGRPANPGDIRRATRLVQRTLVLWLVLITLGGMAWHLTTAAG